The following proteins come from a genomic window of Candidatus Saccharibacteria bacterium oral taxon 488:
- a CDS encoding rRNA pseudouridine synthase: MTTPTQVSDFTDSSAQRLNKFVALALGVSRRQADELIEQGKVTVNDQPATLGQRVTTTDIIRYGNKPLTAQTHQLILLHKPVGYLCSRASQGGVPTIYELLPTSLHHLKPVGRLDKDSSGLILLTNDGDFAHQMTHPSFYKIKRYLVTLDQPLQPLHRQMINDFGVQLPDGPSRLTLERQHEDDNRRWIVQMSEGRNRQIRRTFAALGYTVTKLHRTDFGNYSLGSIKRGEFSEGPLTH; encoded by the coding sequence ATGACGACACCGACGCAAGTATCCGATTTTACCGATTCATCCGCCCAGCGCCTCAACAAATTCGTGGCGCTGGCGCTCGGTGTGTCGCGCCGCCAGGCTGACGAGTTGATCGAGCAGGGTAAAGTCACCGTGAACGACCAACCTGCCACGCTGGGTCAACGCGTCACCACAACCGACATCATTCGCTACGGCAACAAACCGCTCACCGCCCAAACCCACCAGCTCATCCTCCTCCACAAACCCGTCGGTTACCTCTGTTCGCGTGCCTCTCAAGGCGGTGTACCGACCATTTATGAATTATTACCAACCAGCCTCCATCACCTCAAACCCGTCGGTCGCCTCGACAAAGACAGTTCGGGCCTCATCCTCCTCACCAATGACGGGGATTTTGCCCATCAGATGACACACCCATCGTTTTATAAAATTAAGCGCTATCTGGTGACGCTTGACCAGCCACTTCAGCCACTTCACCGGCAAATGATCAATGACTTTGGCGTGCAGCTGCCTGACGGGCCCAGCCGCTTGACACTTGAACGCCAGCACGAGGATGACAACCGCCGCTGGATTGTCCAGATGAGCGAAGGCCGCAACCGCCAAATCCGCCGCACCTTCGCTGCCCTCGGCTACACCGTCACCAAACTCCACCGGACAGACTTTGGTAATTACAGCCTCGGCAGTATCAAGCGCGGGGAATTTAGTGAAGGGCCACTGACTCACTAG
- a CDS encoding response regulator — protein sequence MTKILLVEDDKSLREIYGVRLLAEGYDIVSAGDGEEALAMAIKERPALIVSDVMMPKISGFDMLDILRSTTETRDVKVIMMTALSSEDQRQRGEALGADRYLVKSQVGIEDVVRTVHEVLGDVPEPTPVAPEPAAEPVAADAPLKTPATQQDAPAVTLPSPTEIAIATHVVTPAPTAPITPTTHDDSAIAPAQASPDNSIPPATDPAPFVLPSAPLAPTAPSASTEQTAGEPVTSTDPAPTPAPEVEQPPVSDPAPSPSPEAAPTTSADTLPQPTAPASSPSPRPTSLGGERVIQPLSQEPQPDMSKMMEQELSDQLESMQASPQPTPDSNDFTLPTPNAMAEPHGDLTLDALEPLPTPADDQPLDTGTAINAELANAAASQPQDDDTPFVLPTPAPMPTDPAPTPEGEPSPATEPAQPTTPQPPTNAFPPQPPVVS from the coding sequence ATGACAAAGATTTTACTAGTAGAAGACGACAAAAGCCTGCGCGAGATTTACGGCGTCAGGTTACTAGCTGAAGGCTACGACATCGTTTCGGCGGGCGACGGTGAAGAGGCCTTAGCTATGGCCATCAAAGAACGCCCGGCCTTGATCGTCAGTGACGTGATGATGCCCAAGATTTCTGGCTTTGACATGCTGGATATCTTGCGCTCGACCACCGAGACACGCGACGTCAAAGTCATCATGATGACCGCATTGTCATCCGAAGACCAACGGCAACGCGGCGAAGCTCTCGGCGCTGATCGCTACCTCGTTAAGTCGCAAGTTGGCATCGAAGACGTGGTGCGCACTGTCCACGAAGTACTCGGCGACGTGCCAGAACCGACTCCCGTCGCGCCCGAGCCGGCCGCAGAGCCCGTAGCAGCTGACGCGCCGTTGAAGACACCGGCCACCCAGCAAGACGCTCCGGCAGTCACCTTGCCATCACCGACAGAGATAGCAATTGCAACCCACGTTGTCACTCCGGCACCGACCGCACCAATAACTCCGACGACCCACGATGATTCAGCCATCGCACCTGCTCAAGCTAGCCCAGACAATTCGATCCCGCCAGCAACCGACCCAGCACCGTTCGTCCTACCGAGCGCCCCATTGGCACCGACGGCTCCGTCCGCATCGACTGAGCAAACCGCCGGCGAGCCAGTGACATCAACCGACCCAGCGCCAACTCCAGCACCCGAGGTAGAGCAACCTCCGGTCTCTGACCCAGCGCCGTCCCCATCCCCTGAGGCGGCACCGACCACCTCGGCCGACACCTTGCCACAGCCAACAGCACCGGCCTCATCACCATCGCCGCGGCCGACCAGCCTCGGTGGTGAGCGGGTGATCCAGCCGCTGAGCCAAGAACCACAGCCCGACATGTCCAAGATGATGGAGCAGGAGCTCAGCGACCAGCTCGAGTCTATGCAGGCCTCGCCGCAGCCAACGCCAGATTCAAACGACTTCACGCTGCCGACGCCTAACGCTATGGCTGAGCCGCACGGCGACCTGACGCTTGATGCACTCGAGCCGCTGCCGACGCCAGCCGATGACCAGCCACTTGATACTGGTACCGCGATCAATGCCGAGCTCGCCAACGCGGCAGCATCACAGCCACAAGATGACGATACGCCATTCGTCCTGCCCACCCCGGCACCGATGCCGACCGACCCAGCTCCAACGCCTGAAGGAGAGCCATCCCCCGCGACAGAGCCAGCACAGCCAACCACACCCCAGCCACCGACCAACGCCTTTCCACCGCAACCGCCAGTAGTCTCCTGA